A single Carnobacterium inhibens subsp. inhibens DSM 13024 DNA region contains:
- a CDS encoding DUF421 domain-containing protein, whose protein sequence is MSDFLISLQTEIGIPNLFFDSWTPVFRILFSTLITYILLLISLRIFGNRSVSNMSIQDVITSFTIGSVISSTLILKEVTIINGFLAIVVLLFLQFLVSKIIFKWSFFSKYIDPPPKVLFLKGEFLENTMKKSRVTKENIYSAIRTQARCSSDKVFAVLLEANGELSVLTDVSVSYEKEITKYLN, encoded by the coding sequence ATGTCAGATTTCTTAATAAGCTTACAAACAGAGATAGGAATACCAAATCTATTTTTTGATAGTTGGACGCCAGTCTTTAGAATCCTTTTTTCAACATTAATAACCTATATATTGTTACTTATCAGTTTAAGAATTTTTGGGAATAGAAGTGTTTCAAATATGAGTATACAAGATGTTATTACTTCATTTACGATAGGTTCAGTAATTTCATCTACCTTGATTTTAAAAGAAGTTACTATAATCAATGGGTTTTTAGCTATTGTAGTACTCTTATTTTTGCAATTTCTCGTATCAAAAATTATTTTCAAATGGTCTTTTTTTTCAAAATACATCGATCCACCTCCAAAAGTTTTATTTTTAAAAGGTGAATTTTTAGAAAATACAATGAAAAAAAGTCGAGTAACTAAAGAAAATATTTATTCTGCTATTCGAACTCAAGCCAGGTGTTCATCTGATAAAGTTTTTGCGGTATTACTAGAAGCAAATGGTGAACTTTCTGTGTTGACTGATGTGAGTGTGAGTTATGAGAAAGAAATTACTAAATATTTAAACTAA
- the infB gene encoding translation initiation factor IF-2 produces MAKKRVYEYAKELDVPTKSVIDKAKELGIDYNSHMSAMDDKQVEKLNTIFVSNNKSNAVSKNNDPKKATSTSSTKNQKGGNPITNQKNQSNQSQPNRPASKETNAVTSKPKNTTTVKPASTSKPAAKPAASTKPKTQTSSQTAQSGTGNQAPQRAAAAPAGNKNKRTGNRPFNRGSVGTHGGFNKRKRKGKKGETKPVAPPVARKFKELPEVLVYTDGMTVADISKKIYREPAEIIKKLFMLGVVATLNQSLGKEAIELLAEEYGIATEEKVQVDVSDLDVYFEQESAEENLTTRPPVVTIMGHVDHGKTTLLDSLRNTKVSLGEAGGITQHIGAYQVDVDGKVITFLDTPGHAAFTTMRARGADVTDITIIVVAADDGVMPQTVEAINHAKAAEVPIIVAVNKVDKPDANPERVMQELTEYGLVPESWGGDTIFVEISAKFGQNLDELLEMILLVAEVEDLKADPKRLALGSVIEARLDKSKGPIATLLVQEGTLNVGDPIVVGNTYGRVRVMVNENGRRVKHAGPSAPVEITGLNTAPQAGDQFVVFEDEKTARAAGETREKKAMAEQRSATNRVTIDNLFSSLQEGELKEVNVIIKADVQGSAEALSSSLQKIDVEGVRVKMIHTAVGAINESDITLAAASNGIIIGFNVRPTPQAKIQAEQEQVDIRLHRIIYNAIDEIETAMKGLLDPEYEEKVTGQAVVRETFKVSKVGTIAGGFVTDGYITRSSSIRLIRDNIVIFEGELASLKRFKDDAKEVKKGFECGFMIKDYNEVQVDDIIEAYEMVEIKRK; encoded by the coding sequence ATGGCTAAAAAACGTGTATATGAGTACGCCAAAGAATTGGATGTACCAACAAAAAGTGTTATTGATAAGGCTAAAGAACTTGGAATCGACTATAACAGTCATATGTCTGCTATGGATGATAAACAGGTAGAAAAGCTAAATACTATTTTTGTTTCAAACAATAAAAGTAACGCAGTTTCTAAAAATAACGACCCCAAAAAAGCAACGAGTACGTCAAGTACAAAAAATCAAAAAGGTGGTAATCCTATAACGAATCAGAAGAATCAATCCAATCAATCACAACCAAATCGCCCAGCATCAAAAGAAACGAATGCTGTTACAAGTAAACCGAAAAACACAACAACTGTAAAACCAGCTTCAACAAGTAAACCAGCAGCTAAACCAGCTGCATCAACAAAACCAAAAACGCAAACAAGCAGTCAAACTGCTCAAAGCGGAACTGGAAATCAAGCACCACAACGTGCAGCTGCTGCTCCAGCAGGCAATAAGAATAAACGTACTGGTAACAGACCGTTTAACCGTGGAAGTGTGGGAACACATGGCGGATTCAACAAACGTAAGAGAAAAGGTAAAAAAGGTGAAACTAAACCAGTAGCACCTCCAGTAGCTCGTAAGTTTAAAGAATTACCTGAAGTTCTTGTGTATACAGACGGTATGACTGTAGCGGATATTTCTAAAAAGATCTACCGCGAACCAGCTGAAATCATCAAAAAATTATTCATGCTTGGTGTCGTAGCTACATTGAACCAAAGTTTAGGCAAAGAAGCGATTGAATTATTGGCTGAAGAGTACGGCATTGCAACAGAAGAGAAAGTTCAAGTAGATGTGTCTGATTTAGATGTTTACTTTGAACAAGAATCTGCTGAAGAAAATCTAACTACTCGTCCACCAGTAGTAACGATCATGGGACACGTTGACCATGGTAAAACAACGTTGCTAGACTCACTTAGAAATACAAAAGTAAGTTTGGGCGAAGCTGGCGGAATCACACAACATATTGGTGCTTACCAAGTAGATGTTGATGGAAAAGTCATCACATTCTTGGATACTCCAGGACATGCTGCGTTTACAACGATGCGTGCTCGTGGTGCTGATGTAACAGATATTACGATTATCGTAGTAGCTGCAGATGATGGGGTTATGCCACAAACGGTTGAAGCTATCAATCATGCTAAAGCAGCAGAAGTTCCAATTATCGTAGCAGTAAATAAAGTAGATAAACCAGATGCTAATCCTGAACGAGTGATGCAAGAATTAACAGAATACGGTTTGGTTCCGGAATCTTGGGGTGGAGACACGATATTCGTTGAAATCTCAGCTAAGTTCGGTCAAAACTTAGACGAATTATTAGAAATGATTTTACTTGTAGCTGAAGTTGAAGACTTAAAAGCTGATCCTAAACGTTTAGCTCTTGGTTCAGTAATCGAAGCTCGTTTAGACAAATCTAAAGGTCCAATTGCGACTTTACTTGTCCAAGAAGGAACTCTTAACGTAGGAGACCCTATTGTAGTAGGGAACACTTATGGTCGTGTACGTGTAATGGTCAACGAAAATGGCCGCCGTGTTAAACATGCTGGCCCTTCTGCTCCAGTTGAAATCACTGGATTAAACACTGCTCCTCAAGCTGGAGATCAATTTGTTGTCTTTGAAGACGAAAAAACAGCTCGTGCAGCAGGAGAAACACGTGAGAAAAAAGCGATGGCTGAGCAACGTTCAGCAACGAACCGTGTAACGATTGACAACTTATTCTCTAGTTTACAAGAAGGAGAATTGAAAGAAGTTAATGTTATCATTAAAGCTGATGTACAAGGTTCTGCCGAAGCACTATCATCAAGTTTGCAAAAAATTGATGTAGAAGGCGTACGCGTGAAAATGATTCATACGGCAGTTGGAGCAATTAACGAAAGTGATATTACTTTAGCAGCTGCAAGTAATGGGATCATTATCGGGTTTAATGTTCGTCCGACTCCACAAGCAAAAATCCAAGCTGAACAAGAACAAGTAGATATTCGCTTGCACCGTATCATTTATAACGCAATCGATGAAATTGAAACAGCTATGAAGGGTCTATTAGATCCTGAATACGAAGAAAAAGTAACAGGACAAGCTGTAGTTCGTGAAACATTCAAAGTATCTAAAGTTGGTACAATTGCTGGTGGATTTGTTACGGATGGCTACATTACTCGTAGCAGCAGTATCCGCTTGATTCGCGATAATATCGTTATTTTTGAAGGCGAATTAGCAAGTTTGAAACGCTTTAAAGACGATGCTAAAGAAGTGAAAAAAGGTTTTGAATGTGGATTTATGATTAAAGATTACAACGAAGTTCAAGTGGATGATATTATCGAAGCTTATGAAATGGTTGAAATCAAACGCAAATAA
- the rbfA gene encoding 30S ribosome-binding factor RbfA: MANHRIGRVSQEIQREVNDILKKRVKDPRVADVNITDVRVTGDLQQATIFYSILSDKASDREKTQLGLDKASGLVRRELGQRLTLYKTPELTFERDASVEYGNHIDELLRNLNKD, encoded by the coding sequence ATGGCAAACCATAGAATTGGACGTGTTTCACAAGAAATTCAAAGAGAAGTAAATGACATTTTGAAAAAACGCGTGAAAGATCCCCGTGTTGCTGATGTAAACATAACCGATGTTCGTGTAACAGGTGATCTTCAACAAGCAACTATTTTCTATAGTATTTTATCTGATAAAGCTAGTGACCGTGAAAAAACGCAATTAGGATTAGATAAAGCTTCTGGCTTAGTCAGAAGAGAGTTAGGCCAACGCTTAACGCTTTACAAAACACCAGAATTAACATTTGAACGTGATGCATCTGTTGAATATGGTAACCATATTGATGAATTGTTGCGTAATTTAAATAAAGATTAA
- the truB gene encoding tRNA pseudouridine(55) synthase TruB — MEGILPLWKERGMTSHDCVFKLRKILKTKKIGHTGTLDPDVDGVLPICVGKATKVVEYMMETGKGYIGEITLGYSTTTEDRSGEIVERVRVEAIPALEAIDDAMKHMEGTITQIPPMYSAVKVNGKKLYEYARAGETVERPVRLAEIKQFKRTSDLVIDEENGTVSWTFEVACGKGTYVRTLAVDLGEKLGFPAHMSDLTRILSGTFKPSDCLTLEQVAEKMEQLEIEKHLFPLEFGLKELPSFDITEDLWDKVKNGAVLPIDTVPKDLNVSMPIVFTYLQKAVSIYAVHPSKKDYLKPVKVLRNNL; from the coding sequence ATGGAAGGTATTCTCCCTTTATGGAAAGAACGTGGCATGACCAGCCATGATTGTGTATTTAAACTTAGAAAAATTTTAAAAACAAAAAAAATTGGACACACAGGTACATTGGATCCAGATGTAGATGGCGTGTTGCCTATTTGTGTTGGAAAAGCAACAAAAGTTGTTGAGTACATGATGGAGACAGGCAAAGGTTATATAGGTGAAATTACGCTAGGGTATTCAACAACGACAGAAGACCGTAGTGGTGAAATTGTTGAGCGTGTTAGAGTAGAAGCCATTCCAGCATTGGAAGCTATTGATGATGCAATGAAACATATGGAAGGGACCATCACTCAAATTCCTCCTATGTATTCTGCAGTAAAAGTAAATGGAAAAAAATTGTATGAGTATGCGCGAGCTGGTGAAACGGTCGAACGACCAGTTCGATTGGCAGAAATCAAGCAATTTAAACGGACATCTGATCTTGTAATAGATGAAGAAAATGGGACAGTCTCTTGGACGTTTGAAGTTGCTTGTGGCAAAGGGACTTACGTTCGTACGTTAGCTGTTGATTTAGGTGAAAAGCTTGGATTTCCAGCGCATATGTCTGATTTAACACGTATATTGAGTGGAACGTTTAAACCAAGTGATTGTTTGACATTAGAACAAGTTGCTGAAAAAATGGAACAATTAGAAATTGAAAAGCACTTATTTCCTTTAGAATTTGGTTTAAAAGAACTGCCTTCATTTGATATAACTGAAGATTTGTGGGATAAAGTAAAAAATGGAGCAGTCTTGCCTATTGATACTGTGCCTAAAGACTTAAATGTATCAATGCCCATCGTGTTCACTTATCTTCAAAAGGCAGTCAGCATCTATGCTGTGCATCCGAGCAAAAAGGATTACTTAAAGCCGGTTAAAGTTTTACGGAATAATTTATAA
- a CDS encoding L7Ae/L30e/S12e/Gadd45 family ribosomal protein: MIEEQKVLNLLGMATRAGKLTTGEDLSLKEIRNQTAKVVIVATDASENTKKKISDKCIYYQIPFIIHFTRSELSQAIGKERTICTVTNNGFGKKFRELLSI; the protein is encoded by the coding sequence ATGATAGAGGAACAAAAGGTGTTAAATCTCTTAGGTATGGCAACCAGAGCAGGTAAGCTTACAACTGGAGAAGATCTAAGTTTAAAAGAAATCAGAAATCAGACCGCGAAAGTTGTCATTGTTGCTACTGATGCAAGTGAAAATACTAAGAAAAAAATCTCGGATAAGTGTATTTATTATCAGATTCCTTTTATAATTCACTTTACGAGAAGTGAATTAAGCCAAGCAATAGGAAAAGAACGAACCATTTGCACCGTCACGAATAATGGCTTTGGAAAAAAATTCCGAGAATTATTATCGATTTAA
- the ribF gene encoding riboflavin biosynthesis protein RibF has protein sequence MEIIRLHHPYQVDEIPKDNVVLALGFFDGVHRGHQEVIGRARSIAEKDQLKLAVMTFNQHPSIVFQKLNPDHHKYLSTVSRKEELMEKIGVDFLYEVDFTSAFASLTPQDFVEQYIVGLHAQTVVAGFDYTFGKKEVASMHHLPQYAKNRFEIVVVEKQTLKDDKISSTRIRLALEVGDMAVVNNLLGYIYASPGRVVHGDARGRLLGFPTANIEVENHVKLPRTGVYAVKILVGDQLYNGMASIGYNVTFEPNRPLTVEVYILDFNKDIYGEEVTVFWYEYLRDEEKFDSIDALIEQLKQDELDTAHFFEHYKEMPHANFLT, from the coding sequence ATGGAAATTATTAGACTACATCACCCTTACCAAGTAGATGAAATCCCTAAAGATAATGTAGTACTCGCGTTGGGCTTTTTTGATGGAGTACATAGAGGTCATCAAGAAGTAATTGGCAGAGCAAGAAGTATTGCTGAGAAAGATCAGTTAAAATTAGCTGTTATGACATTTAACCAACACCCATCGATTGTTTTTCAAAAATTAAATCCGGATCATCATAAATATCTTTCAACAGTTTCCCGTAAAGAAGAGTTGATGGAAAAAATTGGTGTGGATTTTCTATATGAAGTAGATTTTACATCTGCTTTTGCTAGTTTGACACCGCAAGATTTTGTGGAACAATACATTGTTGGACTGCACGCACAAACCGTTGTAGCTGGTTTTGATTATACATTTGGAAAAAAAGAAGTGGCTTCTATGCATCATCTGCCGCAGTATGCTAAAAATCGCTTTGAAATTGTAGTAGTAGAAAAACAGACGCTCAAAGACGACAAAATTAGTTCTACACGCATTCGTTTAGCCTTAGAGGTTGGCGATATGGCTGTTGTTAATAATTTATTAGGTTACATCTATGCATCTCCAGGAAGAGTCGTTCATGGAGATGCAAGAGGCAGATTATTGGGATTCCCAACAGCGAATATAGAAGTAGAAAACCATGTGAAATTACCACGAACAGGCGTGTATGCTGTTAAAATTTTAGTTGGCGATCAATTGTATAATGGTATGGCTTCTATTGGTTATAACGTAACCTTTGAACCCAATCGGCCTTTAACGGTTGAAGTATACATTCTTGATTTCAATAAAGACATTTATGGTGAAGAAGTGACCGTTTTCTGGTATGAATACTTGCGTGATGAAGAAAAATTTGACTCAATTGATGCTCTAATTGAGCAACTTAAGCAAGACGAATTAGATACGGCACATTTTTTTGAACACTATAAAGAAATGCCACATGCAAATTTTTTAACTTGA
- a CDS encoding argininosuccinate synthase, whose protein sequence is MKKGKVVLAYSGGLDTSVSIKWLIDEGYDVVACCLDVGEGKNLDFIKEKALKMGASASYTIDAKEEFANDYALIALQAHTYYEGKYPLISALSRPLIAKKLVEVALKEEAVAVAHGCTGKGNDQVRFEVAIHSLAPQLTVLSPVRDWTWSREEEINYAIEHNIPVPIDLDNPFSIDQNLWGRSNECGILENPWIAPPEVAYDLTTSLEDTPDIPEMIEIEFLAGVPVALDGVEYSLPDLIQQLNSIAGKHGVGRIDHIENRLIGIKSREVYEAPGAVTLMTAHKELEDLTFVKDIAHFKPIIEQKITEMIYNGLWFNPLTESLIAFLKSTQKYVNGTVRVKLFKGHAIVEGRKSPNSLYDENLATYTSADTFNQEASVGFIKLWGLPTKVHAEVNKVKDTVKLK, encoded by the coding sequence ATGAAAAAAGGAAAAGTAGTTTTAGCTTACTCGGGAGGATTAGATACATCTGTCTCCATTAAATGGTTGATCGACGAAGGATACGATGTAGTCGCTTGTTGTTTAGATGTTGGAGAAGGCAAAAACTTAGACTTTATTAAAGAAAAAGCATTAAAAATGGGAGCTAGCGCATCATATACAATCGATGCAAAAGAAGAATTTGCAAACGACTATGCATTGATCGCATTGCAAGCTCATACGTATTATGAAGGTAAATACCCTCTGATTTCTGCGTTATCTCGTCCGCTGATTGCTAAAAAATTAGTTGAAGTGGCTTTAAAAGAGGAAGCGGTAGCTGTAGCCCACGGCTGTACAGGAAAAGGAAATGATCAAGTTCGTTTTGAAGTTGCGATCCATTCTTTAGCTCCCCAATTAACCGTCCTTTCACCAGTTCGTGATTGGACATGGTCAAGAGAAGAAGAAATCAATTATGCTATTGAACATAACATTCCTGTACCAATTGATTTAGATAATCCGTTCTCCATCGATCAAAATCTTTGGGGAAGAAGTAATGAGTGCGGCATTTTAGAAAATCCATGGATTGCTCCGCCAGAAGTTGCTTATGACCTAACTACCAGCTTAGAAGATACACCAGACATTCCAGAAATGATTGAAATTGAATTTTTAGCGGGTGTACCGGTAGCTCTTGATGGAGTTGAGTACAGTTTGCCGGATTTAATCCAACAGTTGAATAGCATTGCAGGAAAACATGGGGTGGGTCGGATCGATCATATTGAAAACAGATTGATTGGAATCAAATCTCGTGAAGTATATGAAGCTCCAGGAGCAGTAACGCTTATGACTGCTCATAAAGAATTGGAAGATTTAACATTCGTTAAAGATATCGCACACTTTAAACCCATAATCGAACAAAAAATAACAGAAATGATTTATAACGGTCTATGGTTTAATCCATTAACCGAAAGTTTAATTGCCTTTTTGAAATCAACTCAAAAATACGTGAATGGAACGGTTCGTGTAAAATTATTCAAAGGTCATGCGATAGTAGAAGGCAGAAAATCGCCAAATTCATTGTATGATGAAAACTTGGCAACTTATACTTCTGCTGATACGTTCAATCAAGAAGCTTCAGTTGGATTCATTAAGTTATGGGGTCTGCCAACAAAAGTGCATGCAGAAGTAAATAAAGTAAAAGATACAGTTAAATTAAAATAA
- the nusA gene encoding transcription termination factor NusA, with the protein MSKEMLNALNALEQEKGISKEFVVEALEVALVSAYKRNYNQAQNVEVEFDLKKGNIHVYSVKEVVDVVYDSRLEVGIEEALDLNKAYELGDKIRFEVTPKDFGRIAAQTAKQVIMQRVREAERNIIYNEFIAYENDIMQGIVERQDHRYIYVNLGKIEAVLSKQEQIPNEVYKPHDRIKVYVTKVENTSKGPQIFVSRSHPDLLKRLFEQEVPEIYDGVVEIVSIAREAGDRAKVAVRSREEHIDPVGTCVGPKGQRVQAIVNELKGENMDIVEWDADPATYIGNALNPAQVVSVTFNEAAGSCLVVVPDYQLSLAIGKRGQNARLAAKLTGYKIDIKSETDMEAITMAKEEVGLEKDVEYAEVIETIESQEQELNEEEIIESVEDLDTEFDEISIDDDVEEGNLDAESAEELIELAEERDGMED; encoded by the coding sequence ATGAGCAAAGAAATGTTAAATGCTCTTAATGCTTTAGAACAAGAAAAAGGAATTTCAAAAGAATTTGTTGTTGAAGCATTAGAAGTTGCGTTGGTTTCAGCTTACAAAAGAAACTACAACCAAGCGCAAAACGTTGAGGTTGAATTTGATTTAAAAAAAGGGAACATTCATGTTTACTCCGTTAAAGAAGTGGTAGATGTAGTTTATGATTCTCGCCTTGAAGTGGGTATTGAAGAAGCGTTAGACTTAAATAAAGCTTATGAGTTAGGCGACAAAATTCGTTTTGAAGTAACACCAAAAGATTTTGGACGAATTGCTGCTCAAACTGCAAAACAAGTCATCATGCAACGTGTGCGTGAAGCAGAAAGAAATATCATTTACAATGAGTTTATTGCTTACGAAAATGACATTATGCAAGGAATCGTTGAAAGACAAGATCACCGTTACATTTATGTGAATTTAGGAAAGATCGAAGCTGTCTTGTCTAAACAAGAACAAATTCCTAATGAAGTATACAAGCCTCATGACCGTATTAAAGTGTATGTAACAAAAGTTGAAAATACATCAAAAGGGCCTCAAATCTTTGTTAGTCGCAGTCACCCAGATTTGTTGAAACGCTTATTTGAACAAGAAGTTCCTGAAATTTATGATGGTGTTGTTGAAATTGTTTCTATCGCTAGAGAAGCAGGAGACCGCGCTAAAGTGGCTGTTCGTTCTAGAGAGGAACACATTGATCCAGTTGGAACTTGTGTGGGACCTAAAGGACAACGTGTTCAAGCAATCGTCAATGAATTAAAAGGGGAAAACATGGATATCGTTGAATGGGATGCAGATCCTGCAACTTATATCGGAAATGCTTTGAATCCGGCTCAAGTTGTCAGTGTGACTTTTAACGAAGCTGCCGGCAGCTGTTTAGTAGTTGTCCCTGACTATCAACTTTCTCTTGCAATCGGTAAACGTGGTCAAAATGCTCGTTTAGCTGCTAAATTAACTGGATACAAGATCGATATCAAATCTGAAACAGACATGGAGGCTATTACTATGGCTAAAGAAGAAGTTGGATTAGAAAAAGATGTAGAGTATGCTGAAGTAATTGAAACGATTGAAAGTCAAGAACAAGAATTGAATGAAGAAGAAATCATTGAATCTGTTGAAGATCTTGATACTGAATTTGACGAAATCTCAATTGATGACGACGTTGAAGAAGGAAATCTAGATGCTGAATCTGCAGAGGAATTGATTGAATTAGCCGAAGAACGTGACGGTATGGAAGACTAA
- the rimP gene encoding ribosome maturation factor RimP gives MSNVTETVTEIVQPIVESNQFELVDIEFIKEGKNWFLRVYIDKPEGVDLEDCALISEKISEKMDKTDPDPIPQAYFLEVSSPGAERPLKKEEDYINAVGEYIHLSLYEPVDGEKIYEGTLKEVNDETLTLTIRIKTRVKDIEFNRKTIAKARRAIQF, from the coding sequence TTGAGCAATGTGACAGAAACAGTAACTGAAATCGTACAACCTATTGTTGAAAGTAATCAGTTTGAATTAGTGGACATTGAATTCATAAAAGAAGGTAAAAATTGGTTTTTAAGAGTTTATATCGATAAACCAGAGGGTGTTGATTTAGAGGATTGTGCATTAATTAGCGAGAAAATCAGCGAAAAAATGGATAAAACGGATCCAGATCCTATACCACAAGCCTACTTCTTGGAGGTTTCATCTCCTGGAGCTGAAAGACCACTAAAAAAAGAAGAAGACTATATCAATGCAGTTGGGGAATACATCCATCTCTCATTATATGAACCGGTTGACGGCGAAAAAATCTATGAAGGCACATTAAAGGAAGTAAATGATGAAACCTTAACATTGACTATTCGCATTAAAACAAGAGTGAAAGATATCGAATTCAACCGAAAAACAATTGCAAAAGCCAGAAGAGCTATTCAATTTTAA
- the rnpM gene encoding RNase P modulator RnpM has protein sequence MPKRKIPMRKCVVSNEMKPKKDMIRIVINKENQVSIDPSGKLPGRGAYVSIEPEIVQSSWDKHVLDKVLGTSLDDHFYQELLNYVTHQKARMSL, from the coding sequence ATGCCAAAACGTAAAATTCCTATGCGGAAATGTGTGGTTTCTAATGAGATGAAACCTAAAAAAGACATGATCCGAATTGTGATCAATAAAGAAAATCAAGTATCTATCGATCCAAGTGGTAAGTTACCTGGAAGAGGTGCTTATGTCTCTATCGAACCTGAAATTGTCCAATCTTCATGGGATAAACATGTCTTGGATAAAGTATTGGGCACATCATTAGATGATCATTTTTATCAAGAGCTTTTAAATTATGTTACGCATCAAAAAGCTAGGATGAGTTTATGA
- the argH gene encoding argininosuccinate lyase, with amino-acid sequence MKKLWGGRFEGENQKWIDEFGASIEVDQVLAEEDIIGSLAHVKMLAKTSIVSQEEADEIIKGLERLLVKAKNKELIFSIENEDIHLNIETLLHKEIGPVAGKLHTARSRNDQVATDMHLYLKKQVGEVSELLEDLKKVILLKAEDHVETIIPGYTHLQHAQPISFAHHLLAYYNMFKRDLERYQESFKRIDFSPLGAAALAGTTFPIDRLETAEQLGFNSIYSNSLDAVSDRDYIIEFLSNSSIVMMHLSRFCEEIILWTSHEYQFVSLTDTYSTGSSIMPQKKNPDMAELIRGKTGRVYGNLFSLLTIMKGLPLAYNKDLQEDKEGMFDTVKTTKECLKVFSGMLEGMVINEEKMSEATTQDFSNATELADYLASKGIPFREAHEIVGKLVLNCLKNGGFLQDIPLAEFQKVAPVIQEDVYALLDSRMAVERRNSLGGTGFVQVKQEIKKAKKECSLIQ; translated from the coding sequence ATGAAAAAATTATGGGGCGGTCGTTTTGAAGGCGAAAATCAAAAATGGATCGATGAATTTGGAGCTTCCATTGAAGTAGATCAAGTTTTGGCTGAGGAAGACATAATTGGGAGCTTAGCTCACGTCAAAATGTTAGCCAAAACATCGATCGTCAGTCAAGAAGAAGCAGATGAAATTATCAAAGGATTAGAACGATTATTAGTAAAAGCAAAAAATAAAGAGTTGATATTTTCTATTGAAAATGAAGACATTCATTTGAATATTGAGACGCTTCTTCATAAAGAAATTGGGCCTGTGGCAGGAAAGCTGCATACGGCCAGAAGTCGCAATGATCAAGTAGCGACCGATATGCATCTTTATTTGAAAAAACAGGTTGGAGAAGTTTCTGAGCTGCTGGAAGACTTAAAAAAAGTTATTTTGCTAAAAGCTGAAGATCATGTTGAGACCATTATTCCTGGTTACACTCATTTGCAACATGCACAACCGATTTCTTTTGCTCATCATCTGTTGGCTTACTATAATATGTTTAAACGAGATCTCGAACGCTATCAAGAAAGTTTCAAACGAATCGATTTTTCCCCTTTAGGTGCTGCAGCTCTAGCCGGTACTACTTTTCCAATTGATCGTTTAGAGACTGCTGAACAACTAGGATTCAATTCTATTTATTCAAATAGTCTAGATGCGGTAAGTGATCGTGACTATATCATTGAGTTTCTGTCAAACAGCAGTATAGTGATGATGCATCTTTCCCGTTTTTGTGAAGAAATCATTCTTTGGACCAGTCATGAATACCAATTCGTTAGTCTGACGGATACTTATTCTACTGGAAGTTCAATTATGCCGCAAAAGAAAAATCCAGATATGGCAGAATTGATCCGAGGGAAAACAGGTCGAGTATATGGCAATCTATTTTCATTATTAACAATAATGAAAGGTTTGCCATTAGCTTATAATAAAGACTTACAAGAAGATAAAGAAGGTATGTTTGATACGGTAAAAACAACCAAAGAGTGTTTGAAAGTTTTTTCTGGCATGTTAGAAGGTATGGTCATCAATGAAGAGAAGATGAGTGAAGCAACAACTCAGGATTTCTCAAATGCGACTGAATTGGCTGACTATCTTGCTTCAAAAGGTATACCGTTTAGAGAAGCACATGAAATCGTGGGCAAACTTGTATTAAACTGCCTGAAGAATGGTGGGTTTTTACAAGATATTCCGTTAGCAGAGTTTCAAAAAGTCGCACCAGTCATCCAAGAAGATGTTTATGCCTTGCTGGACTCTCGTATGGCTGTTGAAAGAAGAAATTCTTTAGGCGGCACTGGATTCGTTCAAGTCAAACAAGAAATAAAAAAAGCTAAGAAAGAGTGCAGTTTAATCCAATAG